One genomic segment of Amycolatopsis sp. Hca4 includes these proteins:
- a CDS encoding glucose-6-phosphate dehydrogenase (catalyzes the formation of D-glucono-1,5-lactone 6-phosphate from D-glucose 6-phosphate), whose translation MSEIPPHVLVIFGATGDLAKRLLFPGVVQLWRAGGLPDGFRVIGTGRTSPGSDREFRDTLGRDVREFGDVDTATWDAFACHLSFVTSDSDDGEDLAAAVRAARAELGDDARTMLYLSVPPEAMGPMVRMLGDTGLAEDARLIVEKPFGHDLASARELNETVRAVFPEERIFRIDHFLGKDAVRDLAGKVTGPVSSVRIDVPEEIDIEGRGSFMESTGTFRDMIPTHLCQVLGVLAMATPDTLDADSLHAAKLAVFRALRPFDPERTVFGQYEGYRDEDDVDPESDRETYVELEAFVDTGRWQGVPFRLRTGKALAETHIVVTAGPHRFDLADESEATPYAHLLHDALRGDRTWFTSAEEVERLWEVAAPVLDSPPPTRRYDRGSQGPRNAAGR comes from the coding sequence ATGTCGGAGATCCCTCCGCACGTCCTGGTGATCTTCGGTGCCACCGGCGATCTGGCCAAGCGGCTGCTGTTCCCCGGGGTTGTCCAGCTGTGGCGCGCGGGCGGCCTGCCGGACGGATTCCGCGTCATCGGCACGGGGAGGACGTCGCCGGGAAGTGACCGTGAATTCCGCGACACCCTCGGCCGGGACGTCCGGGAGTTCGGCGATGTCGACACGGCGACCTGGGATGCCTTCGCCTGCCACCTCTCGTTCGTGACGTCCGACAGCGACGACGGTGAAGACCTTGCCGCGGCCGTGCGCGCGGCGCGCGCGGAGCTGGGCGACGACGCCCGGACGATGCTGTACCTGTCCGTGCCGCCGGAGGCCATGGGGCCCATGGTGCGCATGCTCGGTGACACCGGTCTGGCCGAGGACGCGCGCCTGATCGTCGAAAAGCCGTTCGGCCACGACCTCGCCTCCGCACGCGAGCTCAACGAGACCGTACGGGCTGTCTTCCCCGAAGAGCGGATCTTTCGGATCGACCACTTCCTGGGCAAGGACGCGGTCCGGGACCTGGCCGGGAAAGTGACCGGGCCGGTGTCGTCCGTGCGGATCGACGTGCCCGAGGAAATCGACATCGAAGGCCGCGGGTCGTTCATGGAGTCCACCGGCACCTTCCGCGACATGATCCCCACCCACCTGTGCCAGGTCCTCGGCGTCCTGGCCATGGCTACCCCGGACACCCTCGACGCGGACAGCCTGCACGCCGCGAAACTGGCGGTGTTCCGCGCGCTGCGGCCCTTCGACCCGGAACGCACGGTGTTCGGCCAGTACGAGGGCTACCGCGACGAAGACGACGTCGACCCGGAATCCGACCGGGAAACGTATGTCGAGCTGGAAGCATTCGTCGACACCGGGCGCTGGCAAGGCGTGCCCTTCCGTCTGCGGACCGGCAAGGCACTGGCTGAGACACACATCGTGGTCACGGCCGGTCCGCACCGCTTCGACCTCGCCGACGAGTCGGAAGCGACGCCGTACGCGCACTTGCTGCACGACGCGCTGCGGGGTGACCGGACCTGGTTCACCAGCGCCGAGGAGGTCGAGCGGCTGTGGGAGGTGGCCGCACCGGTACTGGACTCGCCGCCGCCCACCCGGCGGTACGACCGCGGTTCGCAGGGACCGCGGAACGCGGCGGGCCGATGA